The following is a genomic window from Bacteroidia bacterium.
CGCGTCCATTCGGTGCGCAGGGTGGCGTCATATTTCGTGAGCAGAATTTTCGAATCCGCCAGGGGCCAACCCCAACCCATGTAGTAGTTGATGCGCTCGCCGGCGGCGTAGACGTGTGCATCGAAGGCCTGCAACGCGTTGATGCGCGAGAAGGTCGTGTCGGTAATGCCCCGCTGCCACTCCCCTGCGGCGGAATACTTCAGGATGAAACCCTGACGTTCCTGCCCGGTGTCGAGTGTCGGTCCGCCTTCCACCTCGAGTGCGCCCCACAGCGAACCCGCCGCGTAACAATTCCCGGCAGCGTCCACGGTCACGCGTGACAGACGCACTTCCGAGCCGGTGCTTTTCCTTTCCCAGAGAGTACTCACACCGTGGCCTAACTTTCTCACGAACACCGTCGTGGATCTGGGTCCCTGGGCCTCGATGATTTGCCCGCCGATAAGTTTGTTGCCCGCGTCATCCACGACGACGCTGTGTATTTCGTCATGCCCGCCGGTGCCGATATGCGTCACAGCGCTGAACCGGAAGTCTGGCGACAAAAGGACAAGGGCCGCGTCGGTTTCACCCTGGTTCGGCATGTTGAAGCCCCCGATGGTCAGAATCAGACTGGTGGAGGTGACAGCGAGGTACATATTTCCAGACGCATCGGACGCTGCATCGGTAACGGCATCGTCGCCACCGCCGCCGAAACCGGTGGCCCAGACGACGTCGCCCTGATCGTTCATGAGGGCGAAGAACGCGTCCCACTGTCCGTTGTTCTTCAGGGTGAAAGTACCGAGCTTCAGCTCCTTCCCGTCATACCTGCCGCCGATAAGCACATCGTCGAATTGCGCATAGCGGCGTGTGAAGAGCACTTCG
Proteins encoded in this region:
- a CDS encoding T9SS type A sorting domain-containing protein gives rise to the protein MSRRLCFVIACTLLFVDVLLAQKSQWATSLGDNSGNVEVLFTRRYAQFDDVLIGGRYDGKELKLGTFTLKNNGQWDAFFALMNDQGDVVWATGFGGGGDDAVTDAASDASGNMYLAVTSTSLILTIGGFNMPNQGETDAALVLLSPDFRFSAVTHIGTGGHDEIHSVVVDDAGNKLIGGQIIEAQGPRSTTVFVRKLGHGVSTLWERKSTGSEVRLSRVTVDAAGNCYAAGSLWGALEVEGGPTLDTGQERQGFILKYSAAGEWQRGITDTTFSRINALQAFDAHVYAAGERINYYMGWGWPLADSKILLTKYDATLRTEWTRSCGGSEEMQSMDIVRGMSMDQEGSPYVSGYFFSRRLDFAGDTLGNIWNLNYYYQQAFVLKYDSAGNEIWSRGFGGALNDTGNDVAVIGKDRLFVAGGFESDEIRFDQHLLTNNATTREIYVHLRPPRIGRNIRGFVALLDGATASVPPPVPLAEAELYPHPVDEGLRIRVPAFAGRPAQLRIFSLDGRLLRFEAIPDAGTVHALDVSALQPGMYILRITSAHHNLVQRFVRQ